A genomic segment from Streptomyces sp. NBC_00459 encodes:
- a CDS encoding class I SAM-dependent methyltransferase, whose product MKKTTITTSAASDIQRRGPVTPVDTNAKPATGIPAQPTHRDVKPGAGPVGPGERGTVRLREAGPDDPPRYAPDWLELREGPDAAARAVELLVPLRARLAEQPGKPGGHVIHDLGCGTGSMGRWLAPRLDGAQHWILHDRDPYLLHFAAVASPRAAADGSHVTVETRRGDVARLTSDALAGASLVTASALLDVLTREEVDALATACAGAGCPALLTLSVAGRVEFGTPDPLDGDIAEAFNTHQRRAGLLGPDAVTAACEAFDRRGATVRVHPSAWHLGPVEAPLTAEWLRGWVAAAVEERPALRSRADTYLAERLEACAAGELRVEVHHSDLLSLPRQTGGTTS is encoded by the coding sequence ATGAAGAAGACGACGATCACGACTTCGGCGGCGTCGGACATACAACGACGGGGACCGGTGACTCCGGTGGACACGAACGCCAAGCCCGCCACCGGGATTCCGGCCCAGCCGACGCACCGGGACGTGAAGCCCGGCGCCGGGCCCGTGGGCCCGGGGGAGCGGGGCACGGTCCGGCTGCGTGAGGCCGGGCCCGACGACCCGCCCCGCTACGCGCCCGACTGGCTGGAGCTGCGCGAGGGCCCCGACGCCGCCGCGCGCGCCGTCGAACTCCTCGTCCCCTTGCGCGCCCGGCTGGCCGAACAGCCCGGAAAGCCGGGCGGGCACGTCATCCACGACCTGGGCTGCGGCACCGGGTCCATGGGCCGCTGGCTCGCGCCCCGGCTCGACGGCGCCCAGCACTGGATCCTGCACGACCGCGACCCCTACCTGCTGCACTTCGCCGCAGTGGCCTCGCCGCGTGCCGCCGCCGACGGCAGCCACGTGACGGTCGAGACCCGGCGCGGCGATGTCGCCCGGCTGACCTCCGACGCGCTGGCCGGCGCCTCCCTGGTCACCGCCTCCGCGCTGCTGGACGTCCTCACCCGTGAGGAGGTCGACGCCCTCGCCACCGCCTGCGCGGGCGCCGGCTGCCCGGCCCTGCTGACCCTCTCCGTGGCCGGCCGCGTCGAGTTCGGCACTCCCGACCCGCTGGACGGGGACATCGCCGAGGCGTTCAACACCCACCAGCGGCGGGCGGGCCTGCTCGGCCCCGACGCGGTCACGGCCGCCTGCGAGGCCTTCGACCGGCGGGGCGCCACGGTCCGCGTCCACCCGAGCGCCTGGCACCTCGGCCCCGTGGAGGCCCCGCTCACCGCGGAGTGGCTGCGCGGCTGGGTCGCGGCGGCGGTGGAGGAACGCCCGGCACTGAGGTCCCGCGCCGACACGTACCTCGCCGAGCGCCTGGAGGCCTGCGCGGCCGGGGAGCTCCGGGTCGAGGTCCACCACAGTGACCTCCTGTCCCTGCCCAGGCAGACGGGCGGGACGACGTCATGA
- a CDS encoding lysylphosphatidylglycerol synthase transmembrane domain-containing protein: MSVQTLDVPRKGRGDVSISGSAVTGVPPLERSRERGSDQPSPARSVGTTAHPPRRSASAGRAGVIGFVGPRDAAPKASHPNRLRRAAKSIRPHLGTLAGVTILGVLLWRLGTGVFLDGLRRIDVPILFVGLGIGLLTTVFSAWRWALVARGLGIKLPLVAATADYYRSLFLNAALPGGVLGDVHRAVRHGQSAGDMGRGVRAVVLERAAGQIALVAVGGVVLLTQPSPVLAEARRVALMAAFAAVGAVAVVVAVRMNRAPSAAARRTRALRAALTEARGALLSRENLPGVALSSVVVLSGHLGMFVVAARVAGSRASVAELLPLAVLALLAMGVPLNVGGWGPREGVTAWAFGAAGLGASMGLSVAVVYGVLSFVAALPGAVVLVVRYFWSPAPESAPASASVSIEKYVPKDSAKLASRAFPFSADPSEGRPMTPESV; the protein is encoded by the coding sequence ATGAGCGTGCAGACGCTGGACGTGCCCCGTAAGGGGCGCGGGGATGTATCGATCAGCGGTTCCGCCGTGACGGGGGTCCCCCCGCTCGAGCGAAGCCGAGAGCGGGGGAGCGACCAGCCCTCACCGGCCCGCAGCGTAGGAACGACCGCACATCCTCCGAGGCGCTCCGCGTCCGCCGGCCGCGCCGGGGTGATCGGCTTCGTCGGGCCCCGGGACGCCGCCCCGAAGGCGTCCCACCCGAACCGTCTGCGGCGCGCGGCCAAGAGCATCCGCCCCCACCTGGGCACTCTCGCCGGAGTGACGATTCTCGGCGTGCTGCTCTGGCGCCTCGGTACCGGCGTCTTTCTGGACGGGCTGCGGAGGATCGACGTACCGATCCTGTTCGTGGGCCTGGGGATCGGGCTGCTCACCACCGTGTTCAGTGCCTGGCGCTGGGCACTGGTGGCTCGCGGCCTGGGAATCAAGCTGCCCCTCGTCGCCGCGACCGCCGACTACTACCGCTCGCTGTTCCTGAACGCGGCCCTCCCCGGCGGTGTCCTCGGCGACGTGCACCGTGCGGTGCGGCACGGGCAGAGCGCCGGTGACATGGGGCGCGGGGTCCGTGCGGTCGTTCTCGAACGGGCCGCCGGACAGATCGCGCTGGTCGCCGTCGGCGGAGTGGTACTGCTCACCCAGCCGTCGCCGGTGCTGGCCGAGGCCCGCCGGGTCGCCCTGATGGCGGCCTTCGCCGCCGTGGGCGCCGTCGCGGTCGTCGTCGCCGTCCGGATGAACCGTGCCCCGAGTGCCGCCGCCCGCCGGACCCGCGCCCTGCGTGCCGCGCTCACCGAGGCCCGCGGCGCTCTGCTCTCCCGCGAGAACCTGCCGGGAGTGGCGCTCTCGTCGGTGGTCGTTCTCTCCGGCCACCTCGGGATGTTCGTGGTCGCCGCCCGGGTCGCCGGATCCCGGGCCTCCGTGGCCGAGTTGCTGCCGCTGGCCGTACTGGCGCTGCTGGCGATGGGGGTGCCGCTGAACGTCGGTGGCTGGGGACCCCGCGAGGGTGTCACCGCCTGGGCGTTCGGCGCTGCGGGGCTGGGTGCCAGCATGGGCCTGAGCGTCGCCGTCGTGTACGGCGTGCTGAGCTTCGTGGCCGCCCTGCCCGGCGCGGTCGTCCTGGTCGTCCGCTACTTCTGGTCGCCGGCCCCGGAGTCAGCCCCGGCATCGGCATCGGTGAGCATCGAGAAATACGTTCCGAAGGACTCGGCGAAGCTCGCCAGCAGGGCCTTCCCCTTTTCGGCGGATCCCAGCGAAGGGCGGCCGATGACACCGGAATCGGTGTAA
- the ribA gene encoding GTP cyclohydrolase II — protein sequence MTEKIGVLGKASQASGVERVVNAPLPTVYGDFQAVGYMDHDRGDEQVALVYGEIAEDDVLTRLHSECLTGDAFGSQHCECGDQLDSALRAIVAEGSGILVYLRGHEGRGIGLLAKLRAMQLQAEGLDTVEANLAQGLPVDSRDYGVAAEILHDLGVRSVRLMSNNPRKREALLRHGIKIAEDVPLLIPPCENNITYLRTKRERLDHVLPHLDAVAHWS from the coding sequence ATGACAGAAAAAATTGGCGTACTCGGCAAAGCCTCCCAGGCCTCGGGAGTGGAACGCGTGGTGAATGCGCCGTTGCCCACCGTGTACGGCGATTTCCAGGCGGTCGGATACATGGACCACGATCGCGGTGACGAGCAAGTGGCGCTGGTCTACGGTGAGATCGCCGAGGACGACGTTCTCACCAGGCTGCATTCCGAATGCCTGACGGGCGATGCCTTCGGCTCCCAGCACTGCGAATGCGGCGACCAGCTCGACTCCGCGCTGCGCGCGATAGTCGCCGAGGGAAGCGGCATTCTCGTCTACCTCCGGGGGCATGAGGGCCGGGGTATCGGGCTGCTCGCCAAGCTGCGCGCGATGCAGCTTCAGGCGGAGGGTCTGGACACCGTCGAGGCGAACCTCGCGCAGGGTCTGCCGGTGGACTCCCGTGACTACGGCGTCGCGGCGGAGATCCTCCACGACCTGGGTGTCCGTTCGGTGCGGCTGATGTCCAACAACCCGCGCAAGCGCGAGGCGTTGCTCCGCCACGGCATCAAGATCGCCGAGGATGTGCCGCTGCTGATCCCGCCGTGCGAGAACAACATCACCTACCTGCGGACCAAGCGGGAGCGTCTCGACCACGTCCTGCCGCACCTCGACGCGGTGGCCCACTGGTCCTGA
- a CDS encoding ornithine cyclodeaminase family protein, producing the protein MTDDVLFLSRDQVTALLDIDTAIASQRAAFGALGAGAAGTPDLPGKIMHPSRFDDSVVFAYVSRLSRDTGAVAKFGSVNPGNAAIGLPTVHAVITALDPVTGELVAVMDGTAVTTLRTAAAGAVAFDALSTADSAELALIGSGTQALAHARAVARVRDLKSVRVWSPNPERRVRAAELLAAELGIAVEATATPREAVTGASLVAACTLSTTPVVRGAWLDPGCTVVSVGSFEPTRSEVDAGVVWRAAAVVVDDPATAAEHAGPVVDALRDRLLARADLIGLGDVLTGARTARTGPDDIVFYNSVGLGVQDAAAAWAVVHAARGVGR; encoded by the coding sequence ATGACCGATGACGTCCTCTTCCTCTCCCGGGACCAGGTGACGGCCCTCCTCGACATCGACACGGCGATCGCCTCGCAGCGCGCGGCGTTCGGCGCGTTGGGTGCGGGTGCTGCCGGTACGCCTGATCTGCCCGGGAAGATCATGCATCCCAGCCGCTTCGACGACAGTGTGGTCTTCGCGTACGTCTCCCGGCTGTCCCGGGACACGGGTGCGGTGGCGAAGTTCGGCAGCGTCAACCCGGGCAACGCGGCGATCGGCCTGCCGACCGTGCACGCCGTCATCACCGCCCTCGACCCGGTGACGGGCGAACTCGTCGCCGTCATGGACGGCACGGCGGTCACGACCCTGCGTACGGCCGCCGCCGGTGCCGTGGCCTTCGACGCGCTGTCCACCGCCGACAGCGCCGAACTGGCCCTGATCGGCTCGGGCACCCAGGCCCTCGCCCACGCGCGGGCCGTCGCCCGGGTACGGGACCTGAAGTCCGTACGGGTGTGGAGTCCGAACCCGGAGCGGCGAGTCCGGGCGGCGGAGCTGCTCGCCGCCGAACTCGGCATCGCCGTCGAGGCGACCGCCACGCCCCGGGAGGCGGTGACCGGGGCTTCCCTGGTGGCGGCCTGCACCCTCAGCACCACCCCCGTCGTGCGGGGCGCATGGCTCGATCCCGGGTGCACGGTGGTCAGTGTGGGGTCGTTCGAGCCGACCCGCAGCGAGGTCGACGCCGGAGTCGTATGGCGGGCGGCGGCCGTCGTCGTCGACGACCCGGCGACAGCGGCGGAACACGCCGGACCGGTGGTCGACGCCCTGCGCGACCGGCTGCTGGCCCGCGCGGACCTGATCGGGCTCGGCGACGTCCTCACGGGCGCCCGGACCGCCCGAACCGGCCCCGACGACATCGTCTTCTACAACAGCGTCGGGCTCGGTGTGCAGGACGCGGCGGCGGCCTGGGCCGTCGTCCACGCGGCACGCGGGGTGGGGCGATGA
- a CDS encoding NAD(P)/FAD-dependent oxidoreductase, translating into MTPTRADVVVIGGGVMGTSIAYQLARAGVPDVVLVERDELASGSTSRAAGGVRAQFSDELNIQLGARSLEAFGRFGEEIGHDIGLHRVGYLFLLSTPEDVASFEAGVVLQNGLGVPSRMLTPAEARRLSPLISTDGLLAAAYSPDDGHCTPEAVVHGYAAAARRHGATLMRHTEVTGIERDGDTITAVVTDKGRIATDTVICAAGAWSRAVGAMAGVELPVEPLRRQIAVTEPVPGLPPTLPMTIDFSSSLYFHTEGPGLLLGMSDPDETTGFSIDTHDRWIPRLYEAMEHRAPALLDLRRTGGWAGLYEITPDHNALIGEASSPTRFLYATGFSGHGFLQGPAVGEVVRDLYLGRVPFVDISPLSAGRFAADALRPEVNLV; encoded by the coding sequence ATGACCCCGACGCGGGCGGACGTGGTCGTGATCGGCGGTGGGGTGATGGGCACGAGCATCGCCTACCAGCTGGCCCGGGCGGGTGTACCGGACGTGGTTCTCGTCGAGCGTGACGAACTGGCGTCCGGGTCCACCTCGCGGGCGGCCGGCGGGGTCCGGGCGCAGTTCTCCGACGAGCTCAACATCCAGCTCGGGGCGCGGAGCCTGGAGGCGTTCGGGCGGTTCGGGGAGGAGATCGGACACGACATCGGACTGCACCGGGTCGGCTATCTCTTCCTCCTCTCCACGCCCGAGGACGTCGCGTCCTTCGAGGCGGGGGTCGTCCTGCAGAACGGCCTGGGTGTGCCGAGCCGCATGCTCACCCCGGCCGAGGCACGCCGTCTCTCGCCGCTGATCAGCACGGACGGCCTGCTGGCGGCGGCCTACTCGCCCGACGACGGCCACTGCACCCCGGAGGCGGTGGTCCACGGCTATGCCGCTGCCGCCCGCCGCCACGGCGCCACCCTCATGCGCCACACCGAGGTCACCGGCATCGAACGCGACGGCGACACCATCACGGCCGTGGTCACCGACAAGGGACGGATCGCCACCGACACCGTGATCTGCGCGGCCGGCGCCTGGTCACGGGCGGTCGGTGCGATGGCGGGCGTGGAACTGCCCGTCGAGCCCCTGCGCCGCCAGATCGCGGTCACCGAACCGGTCCCCGGACTGCCGCCGACGCTCCCCATGACCATCGACTTCAGCAGCAGCCTCTACTTCCACACCGAGGGGCCCGGACTCCTCCTCGGCATGTCCGACCCCGACGAGACGACCGGCTTCTCCATCGACACCCACGACCGCTGGATCCCGCGCCTGTACGAGGCGATGGAACACCGGGCGCCCGCCCTGCTCGACCTGCGCCGCACCGGCGGCTGGGCGGGTCTGTACGAGATCACCCCGGACCACAACGCCCTGATCGGGGAGGCGAGTTCACCCACCCGCTTCCTCTACGCGACGGGGTTCTCCGGCCACGGTTTCCTCCAGGGGCCGGCGGTCGGCGAGGTGGTCCGCGACCTCTACCTCGGCCGCGTACCCTTCGTCGACATCAGCCCCTTGAGCGCCGGCCGTTTCGCGGCCGATGCCCTGCGCCCGGAGGTCAACCTCGTATGA
- a CDS encoding saccharopine dehydrogenase: MTELHLWLRHETRTTERRTPVVPSDARRLVEQGVRLTVEDSPQRIFPTEEYEAVGCAAADAGSWVSAPSDAVIVGLKELPDQPGELRHRHIYFGHAYKGQPGAAELLGRFVAGGGALLDLEYLADDRGRRLAAFGYWAGYLGAALAVLQHRGRLATPLLPTTKEALEAELRAPGTRLSALVIGALGRSGRGARVALDEAGVDPTCWDLAETRNLDRPALLAHDLLVNTVLTTRPVPPFLTDEDLDTPGRRLRTLADVTVDVGSPMNLLPVYDTATTWDDPVRRLRDEPPLDLIAIDNLPSLLPREASADFSAALVPQLLDFEVGGPWGRCLARFDETCRELGLLKGESGSSGSEGGVGA, translated from the coding sequence ATGACCGAGCTCCACTTGTGGCTGCGCCACGAGACCCGTACGACCGAACGCCGCACGCCCGTCGTCCCGTCCGACGCCCGGCGCCTCGTCGAACAGGGGGTACGCCTGACCGTCGAGGACTCCCCCCAGCGGATCTTTCCGACGGAGGAGTACGAGGCGGTCGGCTGCGCCGCTGCCGACGCCGGGTCCTGGGTCTCCGCGCCCTCGGACGCGGTGATCGTCGGCCTCAAGGAACTCCCGGACCAGCCGGGCGAGTTGCGCCACCGGCACATCTACTTCGGGCACGCCTACAAGGGCCAGCCGGGCGCGGCCGAGCTGCTGGGCCGCTTCGTCGCCGGGGGCGGGGCCCTGCTGGACCTGGAGTATCTGGCGGACGACCGGGGGAGGAGGCTGGCGGCCTTCGGTTACTGGGCCGGGTATCTGGGGGCCGCCCTCGCCGTGCTCCAGCACCGGGGCAGGTTGGCGACTCCGTTGCTTCCGACCACCAAGGAGGCGCTGGAGGCCGAACTCCGGGCGCCCGGAACGCGGTTGAGCGCGCTGGTCATCGGCGCCCTGGGCCGCAGCGGCCGGGGTGCGCGGGTCGCGCTCGACGAGGCCGGGGTCGACCCCACCTGCTGGGACCTGGCCGAGACGCGGAACCTGGACAGACCGGCCCTGCTGGCCCACGACTTGCTGGTCAACACCGTTCTCACCACCCGCCCCGTCCCGCCCTTCCTGACGGACGAGGACCTGGACACACCCGGCCGCCGACTGCGCACCCTCGCGGACGTCACCGTCGACGTCGGATCGCCCATGAACCTCCTCCCGGTGTACGACACCGCCACCACCTGGGACGACCCCGTACGCCGACTGCGGGACGAGCCGCCGCTCGACCTGATCGCCATCGACAACCTGCCGTCCCTGCTGCCCCGCGAGGCGAGCGCGGACTTCTCGGCCGCCCTGGTGCCCCAGCTGCTCGACTTCGAGGTGGGCGGACCATGGGGGCGCTGTCTGGCACGGTTCGACGAGACGTGCCGTGAACTGGGCCTGCTCAAGGGCGAGTCGGGAAGCTCGGGGAGCGAAGGGGGAGTGGGCGCATGA
- a CDS encoding saccharopine dehydrogenase family protein: protein MTDTVPASGTVHWIGVGLSTGGGLAALCDSDAVRHVRVWHRTEERAAEALTHLGLTGRAEPRAYTLAALSAELAPGDVVVSMLPAPEHAPLLAACVRGGAHFACSSYVSEPVLEQVPAAEAGGLVVLTECGLDPGIDHLFAHSLITRAEHAIGAGTPASYRLTSYCGGIPAVPNDFRYRFSWAPAGVLNALRSPARYIEEGAETVAERPWEVTRPHVIDGETFEVYPNRDSVPFVEQYELPTAWQARTFVRGTLRLDGWLSAWGSVFEELKGGDDERIGALARELAARYPTTDADRDRVVLAVSLDVEVDAEGVGEGDGDPGRRRSWSGRCLLDLEGDAAESAMARCVSRTLALGVRHILDGSLPPGLSRAAETARRSEEWLSELGGEGMEFRLTVG from the coding sequence ATGACGGACACGGTTCCCGCGAGCGGCACCGTCCACTGGATCGGCGTGGGCCTGTCCACGGGCGGCGGACTGGCCGCACTGTGCGACAGCGACGCCGTGCGGCACGTACGGGTGTGGCACCGTACGGAGGAGCGTGCGGCCGAGGCGCTGACTCACCTGGGCCTCACCGGCCGCGCCGAACCCCGCGCCTACACCCTCGCCGCGCTCAGCGCCGAACTGGCCCCCGGAGACGTGGTCGTCTCCATGCTCCCCGCGCCCGAGCACGCCCCGCTGCTGGCGGCCTGTGTGCGGGGCGGTGCCCACTTCGCGTGCTCGAGCTATGTGTCGGAGCCGGTGCTCGAACAGGTTCCGGCAGCCGAGGCGGGCGGTCTGGTCGTCCTCACCGAATGCGGGCTCGACCCTGGCATCGACCATCTCTTCGCGCACAGCCTGATCACCCGCGCCGAGCACGCGATCGGCGCCGGCACGCCGGCCTCGTACCGCCTCACGTCGTACTGCGGAGGCATCCCCGCGGTGCCCAACGACTTCAGGTACAGGTTCAGCTGGGCACCTGCCGGAGTACTCAACGCCCTTCGCTCGCCCGCCCGTTACATCGAAGAAGGTGCCGAGACCGTCGCCGAGAGGCCCTGGGAGGTCACGCGTCCGCATGTGATCGACGGGGAGACCTTCGAGGTGTACCCGAACCGGGACAGCGTGCCGTTCGTCGAGCAGTACGAACTGCCGACGGCCTGGCAGGCGCGGACCTTCGTCCGGGGCACCCTGCGGCTTGACGGCTGGCTCAGCGCCTGGGGCTCCGTCTTCGAGGAGCTGAAGGGCGGCGACGACGAGCGGATCGGTGCCCTGGCGAGGGAGTTGGCGGCGCGCTATCCGACGACCGACGCCGACCGCGACCGCGTGGTCCTCGCCGTCTCCCTGGACGTGGAAGTGGACGCGGAGGGGGTGGGGGAGGGGGACGGCGATCCCGGGCGCCGGCGGAGCTGGTCCGGCCGTTGTCTCCTCGACCTGGAGGGCGACGCGGCCGAGAGCGCGATGGCCCGCTGTGTCTCCCGCACGCTCGCCCTGGGGGTTCGCCACATCCTCGACGGTTCGCTGCCGCCCGGCCTGAGCCGCGCCGCCGAGACGGCACGGCGTTCGGAGGAGTGGCTGAGTGAACTCGGCGGGGAGGGAATGGAGTTCAGGCTCACCGTCGGCTGA
- a CDS encoding serine hydrolase domain-containing protein, with product MAQLRQEVEPGEVGLDAKALDRLDQHFAHCVDEGRLPGFLVSVARAGRVAHLTTHGRRDLAADLPVETDTLWRIYSMSKPLTSVAALILLEEGRLALTDPVSRFLPEFADPQVYVSGSGSDVSTRPAEPLLIRHLMTHTAGLTFAFYHSHPVDALYRAANLESSVVPGSTLAETCSVYARLPLQFEPGTQWNYSVATNVLGRVIEVASGQSLDEFVADRVFRPLGMTDAGFCVNGEQAARLSELYGETEDGGIEPILGLPLKDRPRFLSGSGGVVATAHDYHRFMEMLRRGGELDGVRILSSETVSLMTSNHLPDGADLRTFGARPHDEPGNAGVGFGLGVSVVIDPDRTLAPAGLGTYGWSGVATTTFWVDPGRDLTVQFMTQVRHRTSRSYWQDLKRLVHEAVVTE from the coding sequence ATGGCACAGCTGCGACAAGAGGTCGAACCGGGCGAGGTCGGACTGGACGCGAAGGCGCTGGACCGCCTCGACCAGCACTTCGCCCACTGTGTCGACGAAGGACGTCTGCCCGGCTTCCTCGTGTCCGTGGCCCGCGCCGGCCGCGTCGCACACCTCACCACGCACGGCCGGCGCGACCTGGCAGCCGACCTTCCGGTCGAGACCGACACCCTGTGGCGGATCTACTCCATGAGCAAGCCGCTCACCTCGGTCGCCGCGCTGATCCTGCTGGAGGAGGGCCGGCTCGCGCTCACGGACCCCGTCTCCCGCTTCCTGCCGGAGTTCGCCGACCCGCAGGTGTACGTGAGCGGTTCCGGGAGCGACGTCAGCACCCGGCCCGCCGAACCCCTCCTGATCCGGCACCTGATGACCCACACGGCGGGTCTCACCTTCGCCTTCTACCACTCGCACCCCGTCGACGCCCTGTACCGCGCCGCCAACCTGGAGTCGTCGGTGGTGCCGGGCTCGACCCTGGCCGAGACGTGTTCGGTGTACGCACGTCTGCCGCTCCAGTTCGAGCCGGGCACCCAGTGGAACTACTCGGTCGCCACGAACGTCCTGGGCCGGGTCATCGAGGTGGCGTCCGGGCAGTCGCTGGACGAGTTCGTCGCCGACCGGGTCTTCCGCCCGCTCGGCATGACGGACGCCGGTTTCTGTGTGAACGGCGAACAGGCGGCCAGGCTGTCCGAGTTGTACGGGGAGACCGAGGACGGCGGCATCGAGCCGATCCTCGGCCTGCCCCTGAAGGACCGGCCCCGGTTCCTGTCCGGCAGCGGCGGTGTCGTCGCCACCGCCCACGACTACCACCGGTTCATGGAGATGCTGCGCCGGGGCGGCGAACTCGACGGCGTCCGCATCCTGTCGTCCGAGACCGTGTCCCTGATGACCTCCAACCATCTCCCGGACGGCGCCGACCTGCGCACCTTCGGCGCCCGTCCCCACGACGAACCCGGCAACGCGGGCGTCGGCTTCGGCCTCGGGGTCTCGGTGGTGATCGACCCGGACCGCACCCTGGCTCCGGCCGGCCTCGGCACGTACGGCTGGAGCGGGGTGGCGACGACGACGTTCTGGGTCGACCCGGGCCGTGATCTGACCGTGCAGTTCATGACCCAGGTACGACACAGGACGAGTCGGTCGTACTGGCAGGACCTCAAGCGTCTGGTGCATGAGGCGGTCGTCACCGAGTAG
- a CDS encoding MFS transporter, whose translation MSAHRLREAGGRPPGRRSTLASSVIGAVVVALDGTVLTIAQPTLQRDLHASFTEVQWTSTGYLIAVASLLVFAGRLGDRYGHQRLFAIGVLGFGAVSAGIGFASGVGWVIALRVVQGIFGALLQPATLGMLRAAFPPDRLGMPIALRTSAIGVAAAAGPLVGGVLVTHLGWRAVFFLNVVPALVLGAMALLVRVPGPRPSPAPGHGHLDLSGAALLALSLACLVHTLVGVPEHGWSPSTVLGLLTAAGAGLVLVRHERRTTDPLLPPDVLGSGVVGAALGILVTASAAMFGTLFVASYVLQDELGMNPLRTSLTALPGGVAMVLGAPMAAVLLRRYGARRTTSAGLLVLALGVLVLFRAAGAEAVGGGFLLLGAGFGTVMVTATAVVVRHAAAESAGVAGGLQQTAMNVGPVLGVAAAATLAAVTDGLRTSLPVLAGISVVGVLAALKLPDLGDLRATPAGSLRHHGGSEA comes from the coding sequence GTGAGCGCGCATCGGCTCCGGGAGGCCGGGGGCCGTCCCCCGGGACGGCGCAGCACCCTCGCGAGCAGTGTGATCGGGGCAGTTGTCGTCGCCCTCGACGGCACCGTGCTGACCATCGCGCAGCCCACGCTGCAACGGGATCTGCACGCCTCCTTCACCGAGGTCCAGTGGACGAGCACCGGGTATCTCATCGCGGTGGCGAGTCTGCTCGTGTTCGCCGGTCGCCTCGGGGACCGGTACGGGCACCAACGGCTCTTCGCCATCGGGGTGCTGGGCTTCGGAGCGGTGTCGGCGGGCATCGGGTTCGCGTCCGGCGTGGGCTGGGTGATCGCACTGCGGGTCGTCCAGGGGATCTTCGGCGCGCTGCTGCAACCCGCCACGCTCGGGATGCTGCGGGCCGCGTTCCCGCCCGACCGGCTGGGGATGCCGATCGCGTTGCGGACCAGTGCGATCGGGGTGGCCGCGGCGGCCGGACCGCTGGTGGGCGGCGTGCTGGTGACCCACCTGGGCTGGCGCGCGGTGTTCTTCCTCAACGTCGTGCCGGCGCTGGTGCTGGGCGCAATGGCGTTGCTCGTCCGCGTTCCCGGCCCGCGTCCATCGCCCGCACCCGGACACGGGCACCTCGACCTGTCCGGCGCGGCCCTGCTCGCGCTGTCCCTCGCCTGCCTCGTGCACACGCTCGTCGGTGTCCCCGAGCACGGCTGGAGTCCGTCGACCGTCCTCGGGCTGCTCACGGCGGCGGGCGCGGGCCTCGTCCTCGTACGCCATGAACGGCGTACCACCGACCCGCTGCTACCCCCCGACGTGCTCGGATCAGGGGTCGTGGGAGCCGCGCTGGGCATTCTCGTGACCGCTTCGGCTGCGATGTTCGGCACACTCTTCGTGGCCAGCTATGTGCTCCAGGACGAACTGGGCATGAACCCGTTGCGCACCAGCCTCACCGCGCTGCCCGGCGGTGTGGCGATGGTGCTGGGCGCGCCGATGGCTGCCGTGCTCCTGCGTCGGTACGGGGCCCGGCGTACGACCTCGGCCGGCCTGCTCGTGCTCGCGCTCGGGGTGCTCGTGCTGTTCCGGGCGGCCGGGGCCGAGGCGGTCGGCGGTGGATTCCTGCTGCTCGGAGCGGGTTTCGGTACCGTGATGGTGACCGCGACCGCCGTCGTCGTACGGCATGCGGCAGCCGAGTCCGCAGGGGTGGCGGGCGGGTTGCAGCAGACCGCGATGAACGTCGGACCGGTCCTCGGAGTGGCCGCCGCGGCGACGCTCGCCGCCGTCACCGACGGACTTCGGACGTCGTTGCCCGTGCTGGCGGGTATATCAGTGGTGGGTGTACTGGCCGCCCTGAAACTGCCTGACCTGGGTGACCTGCGGGCGACGCCTGCGGGGTCCCTGCGTCACCATGGGGGGTCTGAGGCCTGA
- a CDS encoding TetR/AcrR family transcriptional regulator gives MSDSLRTRLIDVGVDLVTAEGVHALTLREIARRAGVSHGAPRRYFPTHLELLSAIARRGFTELAARGSRAVEEIGPGTAGPREQIAVLGRVYLDFALANRGMHELMFRHDLLESNKLGLREASLPVFALLVDLVGQIRPDADARLVAGALLANLYGIAQLWTWGSLQLTTGADDFAPLLRTALDAHLGPEER, from the coding sequence ATGAGTGATTCACTGCGTACCCGGCTCATCGACGTCGGCGTCGACCTGGTGACCGCGGAAGGTGTCCACGCGCTCACCCTCCGGGAGATCGCCCGCCGCGCCGGGGTCTCGCACGGCGCCCCGCGCCGCTACTTCCCGACCCATCTGGAGCTGCTGTCGGCCATCGCACGCCGTGGCTTCACCGAACTGGCGGCCAGGGGATCGCGGGCGGTCGAGGAGATCGGCCCCGGTACGGCGGGACCCCGGGAGCAGATCGCCGTGCTCGGGCGCGTGTACCTCGACTTCGCCCTCGCCAACCGGGGCATGCACGAGCTGATGTTCCGTCACGATCTGCTGGAGAGCAACAAGTTGGGGCTGCGCGAGGCCAGCCTGCCGGTCTTCGCACTGCTGGTGGATCTCGTCGGACAGATCCGGCCGGACGCCGACGCCCGGCTCGTCGCCGGGGCGCTGCTGGCGAACCTCTACGGCATCGCCCAGCTGTGGACCTGGGGCAGCCTCCAACTCACCACGGGAGCCGACGACTTCGCGCCCCTGCTGCGTACGGCCCTCGACGCGCACCTCGGGCCGGAGGAGCGGTGA